One Fuerstiella marisgermanici DNA window includes the following coding sequences:
- a CDS encoding ankyrin repeat domain-containing protein, translating into MCCQRIVSMLLTTAMFCLFGCNKGGFVLSPTAPKSWHTKMGWKATEYFDDPQVVALCEAIEKNDIQEIDRLIAAGADVNAKGKGNMTPLLWAFPDNQIKRFKHLLKRGANPNVIFESDFGVPSGFHAGDSVTHMSAGTAFPGYFEAVMEHGGDPELIDEKTGNSLLFEVISSGVGDTKHRVRILIEKGADLNRKSFGGVTPSMAAVTRFAQFDIALLLLKAGADSDVYQDRSNQQLIHHVDRIEEKLKLLSPEQRKSYRELVKWMKEHGKDFAKARRDRERWREWGSGSIADYRKKIDQEIAERIAKEKADAENDAD; encoded by the coding sequence ATGTGTTGCCAACGCATCGTTTCAATGCTGCTAACGACGGCCATGTTTTGCCTGTTCGGCTGCAATAAAGGTGGATTTGTTCTGTCCCCAACGGCACCGAAAAGCTGGCATACAAAGATGGGTTGGAAGGCGACCGAGTACTTTGACGATCCGCAGGTGGTTGCCTTGTGTGAGGCGATTGAGAAGAACGACATTCAAGAGATCGACCGTCTCATTGCCGCAGGTGCCGACGTGAACGCCAAAGGCAAAGGCAACATGACTCCACTGTTGTGGGCGTTTCCCGATAACCAAATCAAGCGATTCAAACACTTGCTCAAACGCGGTGCAAATCCGAATGTCATATTCGAATCCGATTTCGGCGTCCCCAGCGGCTTCCACGCCGGTGATTCCGTCACGCACATGTCTGCCGGCACCGCGTTTCCCGGCTACTTTGAAGCCGTCATGGAACATGGTGGCGATCCGGAATTGATAGACGAAAAGACCGGGAACTCACTACTGTTTGAGGTGATCTCGTCAGGTGTTGGAGATACTAAACACCGAGTGAGGATTTTGATCGAAAAGGGAGCAGACCTGAATAGAAAGTCTTTCGGAGGAGTTACGCCTTCGATGGCGGCGGTGACACGGTTTGCGCAGTTCGACATCGCGCTGCTGCTGCTAAAGGCGGGCGCTGATTCCGATGTGTATCAGGATCGGTCGAACCAACAACTGATCCATCACGTCGACAGAATTGAAGAGAAGCTAAAGCTCCTGTCTCCGGAGCAGCGGAAATCGTACCGAGAGTTAGTGAAATGGATGAAGGAGCATGGAAAGGACTTTGCGAAGGCCCGGCGTGATCGCGAGCGCTGGCGAGAATGGGGGAGTGGATCGATCGCCGACTATCGGAAGAAAATTGATCAGGAGATTGCCGAACGAATCGCGAAAGAAAAGGCGGATGCAGAGAATGACGCTGATTAA
- a CDS encoding ankyrin repeat domain-containing protein, with protein sequence MTLINKPWLDGARSRFAFAIHVMFAYRLALCILALNLSLSSIGCSKPPIASISAEATNWHAKFGWKATDYFDDPQVIALCEAIEENDIAEIDRLIGAGADVNAKGKGNMTPLLWAFPDNKLKRFVSLLEHGADPNVVTKSEFGVRSAFHVGDSVTHMASRSAFPKHFEAVMKHGGDPQLFDTGKGDTLLHAVITSRAPHKIKKERIQLLIEKGADLNAVDASGNPPVTDAVAWFGQFDIASQLLKAGADYGIYQSGSNSKLVHIVERAGLNLHLMGDDQRQDFKELEAWLKNAGEDLEAAQVDNARWSKWGRTLPPKEIRRRRELEVAERKAREAADPKLNEPCTGDPETDTAKQNSQARD encoded by the coding sequence ATGACGCTGATTAACAAACCCTGGCTCGACGGCGCACGAAGCCGTTTCGCATTCGCTATTCATGTGATGTTTGCCTACAGATTAGCGCTTTGCATTCTGGCATTGAATCTTTCCTTGAGTTCGATTGGATGTTCAAAGCCACCGATTGCATCGATTTCTGCTGAAGCCACCAACTGGCATGCGAAATTCGGATGGAAGGCGACCGATTACTTTGACGATCCGCAAGTGATTGCCTTGTGTGAAGCGATTGAGGAGAACGACATTGCAGAGATCGACCGTCTTATCGGAGCAGGTGCCGACGTGAACGCGAAAGGGAAAGGCAACATGACACCGTTGTTGTGGGCGTTTCCCGACAACAAACTCAAACGTTTTGTAAGTCTGCTGGAACACGGGGCTGACCCGAATGTGGTGACTAAATCCGAATTCGGCGTCCGCAGCGCGTTTCATGTTGGTGATTCAGTCACCCACATGGCCTCTCGCAGCGCATTCCCGAAGCACTTTGAAGCCGTGATGAAACACGGTGGTGATCCCCAATTGTTCGACACAGGGAAAGGGGATACGCTGCTACACGCCGTGATCACGTCTCGCGCACCCCACAAGATTAAGAAGGAACGAATACAACTGCTGATCGAGAAAGGTGCCGACTTGAATGCGGTGGATGCCAGTGGAAACCCTCCGGTCACAGATGCAGTCGCGTGGTTTGGCCAATTCGATATTGCCTCGCAACTGCTCAAAGCTGGTGCGGACTACGGCATTTACCAGTCTGGGTCCAATTCTAAACTCGTCCACATTGTCGAACGGGCAGGTCTGAATCTGCACCTTATGGGTGACGATCAAAGACAGGATTTCAAGGAGTTGGAAGCGTGGCTCAAAAATGCCGGTGAGGATCTTGAGGCCGCTCAAGTGGACAATGCAAGATGGAGCAAGTGGGGACGGACTCTGCCACCCAAAGAGATTCGACGTCGAAGGGAACTGGAAGTCGCTGAACGTAAAGCCCGCGAGGCTGCTGACCCGAAATTAAACGAGCCGTGTACCGGTGATCCTGAAACAGATACCGCCAAGCAGAATTCACAAGCCCGTGACTAA
- a CDS encoding ankyrin repeat domain-containing protein: MALIQSEQYCWHEKVGWKASDYFEDPQVIALCEAIEENDIAEIDRLIEAGADVNAKGKGNMTPLLWAFPDNQIKRFKHLIKRGANPNVIFESDFGVPSGFHAGDSVTHMSARTQFPGYLEAVMESGGDPNLIDQRRNRTLLHAVITAGVPDVKQRVQILIDNGADLNALDSSGHPPVRMAVMWFRQFDVALKLLKAGATPSIYRPRSNSKLVHAVESAGQEVETMSDSQRKSFIALEAWLREAGEDLKAARMDNARWSEWIRTLAPSEYRKRIDREVAERMAREKAAVKSEEPVGSTPEADAAEQE; the protein is encoded by the coding sequence TTGGCACTGATTCAATCAGAACAATACTGCTGGCATGAAAAAGTAGGCTGGAAGGCCAGTGACTACTTCGAAGATCCGCAAGTGATTGCCTTGTGTGAAGCGATTGAGGAGAACGACATTGCGGAGATCGACCGTCTTATCGAAGCAGGTGCCGACGTGAACGCGAAAGGGAAAGGCAACATGACACCGTTGTTGTGGGCGTTTCCCGATAACCAAATTAAGCGGTTCAAGCATTTGATCAAACGCGGTGCAAATCCGAATGTCATATTCGAATCCGATTTCGGCGTCCCCAGCGGATTCCACGCCGGCGATTCCGTCACGCACATGTCCGCAAGGACGCAGTTCCCCGGTTACCTCGAAGCCGTCATGGAATCTGGAGGCGACCCCAATCTGATCGACCAACGACGGAACCGAACACTGTTGCATGCCGTAATTACCGCCGGAGTCCCTGATGTCAAACAGAGAGTCCAAATCCTTATTGACAACGGTGCCGACCTGAACGCCTTGGACTCCAGTGGTCACCCTCCAGTCCGAATGGCTGTTATGTGGTTTCGGCAGTTCGATGTCGCCCTGAAACTTTTGAAAGCGGGGGCAACCCCCTCAATCTATCGCCCTCGATCCAACTCAAAACTCGTTCACGCCGTTGAATCGGCAGGCCAGGAGGTCGAGACGATGAGCGACAGTCAACGCAAAAGTTTCATAGCCTTGGAAGCCTGGCTAAGGGAAGCCGGTGAGGATCTAAAGGCTGCTCGGATGGATAATGCGAGATGGAGCGAGTGGATTAGAACACTTGCACCGAGTGAATACCGGAAGCGGATCGATCGGGAAGTCGCGGAACGCATGGCCCGAGAAAAAGCTGCCGTGAAGTCGGAAGAGCCTGTCGGTAGTACTCCCGAGGCGGATGCCGCCGAACAGGAATGA
- a CDS encoding recombinase family protein has product MSEKIEAIHLQRKAVLYIRQSSPFQVLHNEESRRLQYAMQQRMRSLGWKDIEVIDEDLGRSASGSVVRSGFERMVADVCLGKIGAVAAREVSRFARNSREWQQLVEVCRVVDTLLIDQETVYAPRRSNDRLLLGLKGSLNEYELDLLRQRSVEARREKARRGELIISAPVGYLKTGTTRGKDQRIEKDPNTRVQQMINLVFRKCFELGSARQALMWLLEEDLQMPTRDKAGVLKWKRPTYGMVYQILTHPVYGGAYAYGRTEHQPSYEGGFVDSKTRRRSREEWIALIPEHHEGYVSWEEFERLQDLISSNNLRSGRGAARKGSALLSGMLGCQQCGRRLAVAYSGVGAKVPRYCCHRGYLDNGEAKCIAFGATSVDIAVAEQIFRVVAPAAQEAAMLAHQKTTERDNEILQALEGELKSARYEASRAQRQFDAADPENRLVTEELERRWNASMQHVSDVEARIDQQRNDRSSIDDPDLQGLMAVVADLDAVWNNPDADIRIKKRIVRTLIRDIVADVDNDVSEVILTIHWVGGVHTELRLPRRRRGKSTATTATSAEAVDAVRSLARICSDDLIAGLLNRNGLPTGRGNRWTRERVTSMRNYHKIARWTAQAQSDQGWMNLTDSAKHLGISTRTLRLAIERADIKGQHPLPDGPWIINRSELETPAAKAVVRKAKTRNRNPAVPDPKQQSLEF; this is encoded by the coding sequence ATGAGTGAAAAGATTGAAGCCATCCATCTTCAGCGGAAAGCCGTTCTTTACATTCGTCAGTCGTCGCCGTTTCAGGTGCTTCACAACGAAGAAAGCCGCAGGCTGCAGTATGCCATGCAGCAACGGATGCGTTCACTGGGATGGAAAGACATTGAAGTCATCGATGAAGATCTGGGGCGCAGCGCGTCCGGCAGCGTTGTTCGATCGGGATTTGAACGCATGGTCGCCGATGTGTGCCTCGGGAAGATCGGGGCCGTTGCTGCACGAGAGGTGTCGCGGTTTGCTCGCAACAGTCGTGAATGGCAGCAACTGGTTGAAGTGTGTCGAGTCGTGGACACGTTATTGATCGATCAGGAAACGGTCTACGCTCCTCGCCGGAGCAATGACCGACTGTTGCTGGGACTGAAAGGAAGTTTGAACGAATACGAGCTGGACCTCCTTCGTCAGCGATCCGTAGAAGCTCGGCGTGAAAAGGCGCGCCGAGGAGAACTGATCATTTCGGCACCGGTCGGATATCTGAAAACGGGAACGACTCGAGGCAAAGATCAGCGCATTGAGAAAGACCCGAATACTCGCGTGCAACAGATGATCAATCTGGTGTTTCGCAAGTGCTTCGAACTGGGGAGTGCACGGCAAGCTTTGATGTGGCTTCTGGAAGAAGATCTGCAGATGCCGACACGAGACAAAGCCGGAGTCCTGAAGTGGAAGCGTCCGACATACGGGATGGTGTACCAGATCCTGACTCATCCGGTGTACGGTGGGGCGTATGCGTATGGCCGAACCGAACATCAGCCATCGTATGAAGGTGGATTCGTTGATTCAAAAACACGGCGGCGCAGTCGCGAAGAATGGATCGCATTGATTCCCGAACATCACGAAGGCTATGTATCGTGGGAGGAGTTCGAACGATTGCAGGATTTGATTTCGTCAAACAATCTGCGTTCCGGGCGAGGCGCTGCTCGAAAAGGTTCGGCACTGTTGTCGGGAATGCTGGGCTGTCAGCAATGTGGACGGCGACTGGCCGTCGCGTACAGCGGAGTCGGAGCGAAAGTGCCACGTTACTGCTGCCACCGAGGGTATCTGGACAATGGCGAAGCCAAGTGCATCGCATTCGGTGCCACGTCCGTTGACATCGCCGTTGCAGAACAGATATTCCGTGTTGTTGCTCCTGCCGCTCAAGAGGCCGCCATGCTCGCTCACCAGAAAACAACCGAACGTGACAACGAAATCCTTCAGGCACTGGAAGGGGAACTTAAGTCTGCTCGTTATGAAGCATCGCGTGCACAACGTCAATTCGATGCAGCTGACCCGGAAAATCGACTTGTCACCGAGGAACTGGAACGAAGATGGAATGCGTCGATGCAACACGTCAGCGACGTCGAAGCACGGATCGATCAGCAGCGAAATGACAGATCTTCAATCGACGATCCTGATTTGCAGGGTCTGATGGCAGTCGTGGCTGACCTTGACGCAGTCTGGAACAATCCTGATGCTGACATTCGAATCAAGAAACGCATCGTTCGGACTCTGATCCGCGATATCGTTGCGGATGTCGACAACGACGTGAGCGAAGTCATTCTTACAATCCACTGGGTTGGTGGTGTGCATACCGAACTGCGACTTCCCCGCCGTCGTCGCGGAAAATCGACAGCCACGACAGCCACGTCAGCAGAGGCCGTCGATGCTGTCCGGTCACTCGCACGAATCTGTTCCGACGATCTCATCGCCGGACTGCTCAACCGCAACGGGTTACCAACGGGACGAGGAAACCGGTGGACTCGAGAGCGGGTCACATCGATGCGGAACTACCACAAGATTGCCCGCTGGACTGCACAGGCTCAATCTGATCAAGGCTGGATGAACCTAACCGACAGCGCAAAACATCTTGGCATCAGCACGCGGACACTCAGACTGGCGATTGAACGAGCCGATATCAAAGGTCAACACCCGCTTCCGGACGGACCGTGGATCATCAATCGCAGCGAACTGGAGACGCCAGCGGCAAAGGCCGTTGTCCGGAAGGCAAAAACTCGAAACCGCAACCCCGCGGTACCAGATCCCAAACAGCAATCCCTTGAGTTTTAA
- a CDS encoding transposase, with protein sequence MSRKKKTSVKKSSRRQYTDEFKEEAVQLLLDGYTAPQVVDRLGISNVNVLYRWKQEQLEQSGPVASSLEAKVKDLEADLRRVERERDILKKALAIFGRNE encoded by the coding sequence ATGTCTCGGAAGAAAAAAACATCAGTCAAGAAATCGTCTCGCCGTCAGTACACGGATGAGTTCAAAGAAGAAGCCGTGCAGCTGCTTCTGGATGGGTACACGGCTCCTCAGGTTGTGGACCGGTTGGGCATTTCAAACGTCAACGTTTTGTATCGCTGGAAACAGGAGCAGCTGGAACAAAGTGGTCCAGTGGCAAGCTCTTTGGAGGCTAAGGTCAAGGACCTCGAAGCCGATCTGCGGCGTGTCGAACGTGAGAGGGACATACTAAAAAAAGCGTTGGCTATTTTCGGCCGCAACGAATAG
- a CDS encoding zinc ribbon domain-containing protein encodes MDINVRLPMAGELRSGYFYILDCHQLTDVSVYSAGLRQKIVGRSSPAGNRFGITIESQIESKVVAARKCPSDPSHVTQCHWVGAVAIPFVGPITPVVQAISDDGTTFIHSELRKGLPDSGLSGFETDTVKFVTQENRLKGQTDDKSGLYPLWYWKFTGECRLRSLSVVDGENRCPNCGWGPIFCPTCPFNEYDCPKCSHELWVGAKSRYRDRRLHALVVEYKYGRDVLEIVEGETWDGSDFMSISVSHPEVPRPSSGDFRIVTRRAVDWMLKHNMAPFTVVPITVDVSRMNPKQLKKLEAAKVLPPV; translated from the coding sequence ATGGACATTAATGTGCGGTTGCCGATGGCGGGCGAATTACGGAGTGGGTACTTCTATATTTTGGACTGTCACCAGCTGACAGACGTATCCGTCTACAGTGCTGGACTTCGACAAAAGATAGTTGGTAGATCTTCGCCTGCCGGTAACCGTTTTGGAATCACAATCGAGTCGCAAATCGAGTCGAAAGTCGTCGCAGCAAGGAAATGCCCGAGTGACCCGTCGCACGTGACACAATGCCACTGGGTTGGAGCGGTAGCGATCCCCTTTGTGGGGCCAATCACACCGGTCGTGCAAGCAATCTCGGATGATGGTACGACTTTTATCCACTCCGAGTTGCGGAAGGGCCTGCCAGATAGTGGTCTATCCGGATTCGAAACGGATACCGTAAAGTTCGTCACCCAAGAGAATCGACTGAAGGGCCAGACAGATGACAAGTCCGGACTTTACCCTTTGTGGTACTGGAAGTTTACAGGTGAATGTCGACTGCGATCATTGTCTGTGGTCGATGGCGAAAACCGTTGTCCGAATTGCGGCTGGGGTCCAATCTTTTGTCCAACATGTCCGTTCAATGAATACGACTGCCCCAAATGCAGCCATGAGCTTTGGGTTGGTGCCAAGAGCAGATATCGAGACCGGCGACTTCACGCACTGGTTGTAGAGTACAAATACGGCCGTGATGTTCTGGAAATTGTTGAAGGAGAGACTTGGGACGGTTCAGACTTTATGAGCATTTCCGTTAGCCACCCCGAAGTGCCGCGCCCCAGTTCGGGCGATTTCCGAATTGTCACTCGCCGTGCTGTGGATTGGATGCTCAAGCACAACATGGCCCCCTTTACTGTCGTACCCATCACGGTTGATGTTTCACGAATGAATCCAAAGCAGCTAAAGAAGCTGGAAGCTGCGAAAGTACTGCCGCCTGTGTGA
- a CDS encoding B12-binding domain-containing radical SAM protein, whose protein sequence is MPDIVLTTLNARYWHSSFGLRYLLANMGDLKSRTAMLEFGISERPVDMIDTILAHNPKIVGVGVYIWNVEPATKLVADLKRVRPDVTIVLGGPEVSYETEGQGIVEDADFVVTGEADIAFPQLCRRLLNANAVNEPAAVATETAALLSMQEPAASSQKIIGGGVPALNDVQLPYHLYTDEDIAHRVIYVEVSRGCPFTCEFCLSALDIPVRLFDLDSFLAAMQDLLDRGARQFKFVDRTFNLNMRVSTTILQFFLDRCQPDLFLHFEMIPDRLPDSLKKLIAQFPPGALQFEIGVQTFNDEVGKLISRRQDNEELASNFAFLREQTGVHIHADLIVGLPGESLESFAAGFNRLVELAPQEIQVGILKRLKGTPITRHDQTWQMVYSQHAPYEILSNRLIDFETMHRLRRFSRYWDLTANSGNFVETTPLMWSQRKPFDEFLKFADWLFATESRTHGIPLDKLTRRLFEFLTVHQRLSKEVVGPTLLRDYSGTGRRNVPDFLREFTSEVTVAAASTSLPPRQARHQS, encoded by the coding sequence ATGCCCGACATTGTCCTGACAACCTTAAACGCACGGTACTGGCACAGCTCCTTCGGCTTGCGCTACCTGCTGGCCAATATGGGCGATCTGAAATCCCGCACGGCGATGCTGGAATTCGGGATCAGCGAGCGTCCGGTCGACATGATCGACACCATTCTGGCTCACAACCCCAAAATCGTCGGCGTCGGCGTCTACATCTGGAACGTCGAGCCCGCGACCAAGCTGGTCGCTGATTTAAAGCGAGTGCGACCAGACGTCACCATTGTGCTGGGCGGCCCGGAAGTCAGCTACGAAACCGAAGGGCAGGGCATTGTCGAAGACGCCGACTTTGTGGTCACAGGTGAAGCCGACATCGCCTTCCCTCAACTTTGCCGTCGCCTGCTGAACGCCAATGCTGTCAACGAACCAGCAGCGGTCGCGACCGAGACCGCTGCGTTGCTTTCGATGCAGGAGCCTGCCGCGAGTAGCCAGAAGATCATCGGTGGCGGTGTTCCGGCGTTGAATGACGTTCAACTGCCGTATCATCTCTACACCGATGAAGACATCGCTCATCGAGTCATCTACGTCGAAGTTTCACGAGGCTGCCCGTTCACCTGCGAATTCTGTCTGTCTGCGCTCGATATTCCGGTGCGGCTATTCGATCTTGATAGTTTCCTGGCAGCCATGCAGGATCTGCTGGATCGAGGCGCCCGGCAATTCAAGTTTGTCGACCGCACTTTCAATCTGAACATGCGAGTCAGCACGACCATCCTTCAGTTCTTCCTCGACCGATGCCAACCAGACCTGTTTCTGCATTTCGAAATGATCCCGGACAGGCTGCCGGATTCGCTAAAGAAGCTGATTGCCCAATTCCCGCCCGGCGCGTTGCAGTTCGAAATTGGTGTGCAGACGTTCAACGATGAGGTGGGCAAATTGATCAGCCGACGTCAGGACAATGAAGAGTTAGCTTCCAATTTCGCGTTTTTGCGAGAGCAGACCGGTGTTCACATTCACGCAGACCTGATCGTGGGGCTGCCGGGTGAATCACTGGAAAGCTTCGCCGCAGGCTTCAACCGTCTGGTGGAACTCGCGCCGCAGGAAATACAGGTTGGCATTCTGAAACGGCTGAAGGGAACTCCAATCACACGGCACGATCAGACTTGGCAGATGGTTTACAGCCAGCACGCTCCGTATGAGATTCTGAGTAACCGGCTGATCGATTTTGAAACCATGCATCGTCTGCGCAGGTTTTCACGGTACTGGGACCTGACGGCCAACAGCGGCAACTTTGTCGAGACCACTCCATTGATGTGGTCGCAGCGCAAACCGTTCGACGAGTTCCTGAAATTCGCAGACTGGCTGTTCGCCACAGAAAGCAGGACTCACGGCATTCCTTTGGACAAGCTGACTCGGCGGCTGTTCGAATTCCTGACAGTACACCAACGGCTGTCCAAGGAAGTCGTCGGCCCAACATTGCTGCGAGACTACTCAGGAACTGGCCGCCGCAACGTGCCGGACTTCCTGCGTGAATTCACCAGTGAGGTCACGGTCGCCGCCGCGTCGACCAGCCTGCCACCTCGCCAGGCGCGGCATCAGAGCTAA